In one window of Candidatus Zixiibacteriota bacterium DNA:
- a CDS encoding tetratricopeptide repeat protein — protein MSKLRISCLLLCILASVQIATAQGYVAKVKKGNEALKTGDSKSALDYYHDAETDIPESPELSYNIAGALHQQKGFEEAVAEYQKALKSTDISLEAHAQYNLGNTFYRMGDYEKAITSYENALKDDPRDMDAKFNLELARKQLKEQTKPQQQQQKQQDQQNKQDQKQNQDQQKQQQQDKQSQQDKDQSQNPDQREQNNPKEQKMSKEDAERILNSLRDDEQKLQKKAKREVVAGDYTGKDW, from the coding sequence ATGAGTAAACTGCGGATAAGCTGTCTGTTGCTCTGTATCCTCGCATCGGTACAGATCGCCACGGCGCAAGGATACGTGGCCAAGGTGAAAAAGGGGAATGAGGCGCTCAAGACGGGCGACAGCAAGTCCGCGCTTGACTATTACCACGATGCCGAGACCGATATTCCCGAATCCCCCGAACTGAGCTACAATATCGCCGGCGCACTGCACCAGCAAAAAGGGTTCGAGGAAGCGGTCGCCGAGTACCAAAAAGCGCTCAAATCGACCGATATCAGCCTGGAAGCACATGCGCAGTACAACCTCGGCAACACGTTCTACCGTATGGGAGATTATGAGAAGGCAATCACCAGCTATGAGAATGCGCTCAAAGACGATCCGCGTGATATGGATGCCAAATTCAACCTGGAGCTGGCGCGTAAACAACTAAAAGAGCAGACCAAGCCGCAGCAGCAGCAACAGAAGCAGCAGGATCAGCAGAATAAGCAGGACCAGAAACAGAACCAGGACCAACAGAAGCAGCAACAGCAGGACAAGCAAAGTCAGCAGGACAAAGACCAGAGTCAGAATCCGGACCAGCGTGAACAGAATAACCCCAAGGAACAGAAAATGTCCAAAGAGGACGCCGAGCGGATACTGAACTCGTTGCGTGATGATGAGCAAAAACTGCAGAAGAAAGCCAAGCGAGAGGTGGTGGCGGGTGATTACACCGGCAAAGACTGGTAA